A single window of Jiangella alkaliphila DNA harbors:
- a CDS encoding MHYT domain-containing protein, translating to MLGFRVSGSPVRYNVSLTLISLIVAFVVVGGGVLAVGYGKDRNRSLLFGGLGTGIGVAAMHYSGMASVRIDGSVGYRTELVVASLAIAVAAATAALWLAFTVRTIWGAVAAALVMGIAVSSMHYTAMAAVSAELNADTAPVTGATATEFLVPFTIGLGALLLAGFTIIAVSPVELAPREDDDDDEPAEEERENLFAPPRRPAQRLPAPPESPSLPPMRRPPDSTTRPLPTRLRRDSDPEKPDPPVVQSWLTRPDSRS from the coding sequence ATGCTGGGATTCAGGGTTTCCGGCAGCCCGGTCCGGTACAACGTATCGCTCACCTTGATCAGTTTGATCGTCGCGTTCGTCGTCGTCGGCGGCGGCGTGCTGGCGGTCGGCTACGGTAAAGATCGAAATCGCTCGCTGCTGTTCGGCGGACTGGGCACCGGAATCGGCGTCGCCGCCATGCACTACTCCGGAATGGCCTCGGTGCGCATCGACGGCTCGGTCGGCTACCGGACCGAACTGGTGGTGGCGTCGCTGGCGATCGCCGTCGCGGCCGCGACCGCGGCGCTCTGGCTGGCGTTCACCGTCCGCACGATCTGGGGAGCGGTCGCCGCCGCGCTGGTCATGGGCATCGCCGTCAGCAGCATGCACTACACCGCGATGGCGGCGGTGTCGGCCGAGCTCAACGCGGACACCGCCCCGGTCACCGGCGCGACCGCGACGGAGTTCCTGGTGCCGTTCACGATCGGGCTCGGCGCGCTGCTGCTGGCCGGATTCACGATCATCGCCGTCTCGCCGGTCGAACTCGCCCCGCGCGAGGACGACGATGACGACGAGCCGGCCGAGGAGGAGCGGGAGAACCTGTTCGCACCGCCGCGCCGCCCGGCCCAGCGCCTGCCGGCACCGCCGGAGTCGCCGTCGCTGCCGCCGATGCGGCGCCCGCCGGACTCCACCACCCGGCCGCTGCCGACCCGGCTGCGGCGGGACAGCGATCCGGAGAAGCCCGATCCGCCGGTCGTTCAGAGCTGGCTGACCAGGCCGGACTCGAGGTCGTAG
- a CDS encoding hydantoinase B/oxoprolinase family protein, with product MSGSADPILAEIVEGYLTSVEKEVETAIGRTSRSPMIRDAHDYRAGIHDRKLRKLTGRSYSALVHPVVRDYPIETMKPGDVFFHNDVYLSEGGIGHLPDLCVTAPVFHDGEVVAFVQAFGHHDDIGGTVPGSMPSHATSVFEEGLMVPPIRLWDQGVPNEAALKIMTRNSRMPESLAADLDAECAACLMGARRLAELFQRYGRADVEACFDAILDKTTQTFRREILAKIPAGSYVWEDYAEHDGVDEPKLHTQRITLTKVDDDGGRLVIDFTGTGPQAKGPINHAADYADGAFLTKWLAPILRNLADSPERMAELEVNEGVVPLIELRFPPPGTLLTPVFPAPTNARTFVILRLLGVLAGVLAKAVDGRMPADQETIRYTGVYGDDVDGRPYLMREVLGGGSGGRYYADGEDTIHVVPDSRNLPTEFSESRFPFIVERLGLAADSGGPGRYRGGLGYEKHLRMLRDAHFMSIADRSILSCWGVRGGRAGRPFSVTIDPGGAAEREVDALADAEPVLAGEVIRIRTTGGGGWGDPLDRPVDEVLRDVRWRKVTVDGARDGYGVVVHGPVDEPVADEAATSALRAERRAARTGDEPFFDRGPGYARLAGGATSAPVDHLEPKSS from the coding sequence ATGAGCGGGAGTGCGGACCCGATCCTGGCCGAGATCGTCGAGGGCTACCTGACGTCGGTCGAGAAGGAGGTCGAGACCGCCATCGGGCGCACGTCGCGCTCGCCGATGATCCGCGACGCGCACGACTACCGGGCTGGCATCCACGACCGGAAGCTGCGCAAGCTGACCGGCCGCTCGTACTCGGCGCTGGTGCACCCGGTGGTGCGCGACTACCCGATCGAGACGATGAAGCCCGGCGACGTGTTCTTCCACAACGACGTGTACCTCTCCGAGGGCGGCATCGGGCACCTGCCGGACCTGTGCGTCACAGCACCCGTCTTCCACGATGGAGAGGTCGTCGCCTTCGTGCAGGCGTTCGGGCACCACGACGACATCGGCGGCACCGTCCCAGGCTCGATGCCGTCGCACGCGACCAGCGTGTTCGAGGAGGGCCTGATGGTCCCGCCGATCAGGCTGTGGGACCAGGGCGTGCCGAACGAGGCGGCGCTGAAGATCATGACCCGCAACTCGCGGATGCCGGAGTCGCTGGCCGCCGACCTCGACGCCGAGTGCGCCGCCTGCCTCATGGGTGCGCGCCGGCTGGCCGAGCTGTTCCAGCGCTACGGCCGGGCCGACGTGGAGGCGTGCTTCGACGCGATCCTGGACAAGACGACGCAGACGTTCCGCCGGGAGATCCTGGCGAAGATCCCGGCCGGCAGCTACGTCTGGGAGGACTACGCCGAGCACGACGGCGTCGACGAGCCGAAGCTGCACACGCAGCGGATCACCCTGACGAAGGTGGACGACGACGGCGGCCGGTTGGTGATCGACTTCACCGGGACCGGGCCGCAGGCGAAGGGCCCGATCAACCACGCGGCCGACTACGCCGACGGCGCGTTCCTGACGAAGTGGCTGGCCCCGATCCTGCGCAACCTGGCCGACTCTCCGGAGCGGATGGCCGAGCTGGAGGTCAACGAGGGCGTCGTGCCGCTGATCGAGCTGCGCTTCCCGCCCCCCGGCACGCTGCTGACGCCGGTGTTCCCGGCGCCGACGAACGCCCGGACGTTCGTGATCCTGCGGCTGCTCGGCGTGCTGGCCGGCGTGCTGGCCAAGGCGGTGGACGGGCGGATGCCTGCGGACCAGGAGACGATCCGGTACACCGGCGTCTACGGCGACGACGTCGACGGGCGGCCGTACCTCATGCGCGAGGTGCTGGGCGGCGGGTCGGGCGGGCGCTATTACGCCGACGGCGAGGACACCATCCACGTCGTGCCCGACTCGCGGAACCTGCCGACGGAGTTCAGCGAGTCGCGCTTCCCGTTCATCGTCGAGCGGCTGGGGCTGGCCGCCGACTCCGGCGGGCCGGGCCGGTACCGCGGCGGGCTCGGCTACGAGAAGCACCTGCGGATGCTCCGCGACGCGCACTTCATGTCGATCGCGGACCGGTCGATCCTGTCCTGCTGGGGGGTGCGGGGCGGGCGGGCGGGCCGGCCGTTCTCGGTGACGATCGACCCGGGCGGCGCGGCGGAGCGCGAGGTGGACGCGCTGGCCGACGCCGAGCCGGTGCTGGCCGGCGAGGTGATCCGCATCCGCACCACCGGCGGCGGTGGCTGGGGCGACCCGCTGGACCGGCCGGTGGACGAGGTGCTGCGCGACGTGCGCTGGCGGAAGGTGACCGTCGACGGTGCGCGTGACGGCTACGGCGTGGTCGTGCACGGGCCGGTCGACGAGCCGGTGGCGGACGAGGCGGCGACGTCCGCGCTGCGGGCCGAGCGACGGGCGGCGCGGACCGGTGACGAGCCGTTCTTCGACCGCGGACCCGGCTACGCGCGGCTGGCCGGCGGCGCCACGTCGGCCCCTGTCGACCACCTGGAGCCGAAGTCTTCCTGA
- a CDS encoding carbonic anhydrase: MINGGRLSRRDALGVLGLLGLTATGLAGCSSGGDDAEATASPTPEAAPTSADDVWAALAAGNERFAGGEPRHPHEDEPYRESLVAGQHPIACVLSCADSRVTPELVFDQGLGDLFTVRSAGEVLDEAVVGSVEYAVEHVAVPLVVVLGHAGCGAVQATVDVVRGGPAPDGSIAALVQAIEPAVRGVTAGSDDAAYLAACVEAQARSAAAALAGASAIVHDAVAAGRTTVVAAVYDLESGLVSQL, from the coding sequence ATGATCAACGGCGGCCGGCTGTCCCGGCGCGACGCTCTCGGAGTGCTCGGTCTGCTCGGCCTGACGGCGACGGGGCTGGCCGGCTGCTCGTCCGGCGGGGACGACGCCGAGGCGACCGCGTCGCCCACCCCTGAGGCGGCGCCCACCAGCGCCGACGACGTCTGGGCGGCGCTCGCGGCCGGCAACGAGCGGTTCGCCGGCGGCGAGCCGCGGCACCCGCACGAGGACGAGCCGTACCGCGAGTCGCTGGTCGCCGGGCAGCACCCGATCGCCTGCGTGCTCAGCTGCGCGGACTCCCGCGTCACACCGGAGCTGGTGTTCGACCAGGGCCTCGGCGACCTGTTCACCGTCCGCTCGGCCGGCGAGGTCCTCGACGAAGCCGTCGTCGGCAGCGTCGAGTACGCCGTCGAGCACGTCGCCGTGCCGCTGGTCGTCGTGCTCGGGCACGCCGGCTGCGGCGCCGTCCAGGCCACCGTCGACGTCGTGCGCGGCGGCCCGGCGCCCGACGGCTCCATCGCCGCGCTGGTCCAGGCGATCGAGCCGGCCGTCCGCGGCGTGACGGCCGGCAGCGACGACGCCGCCTACCTCGCCGCCTGTGTCGAGGCGCAGGCCCGCAGCGCGGCGGCGGCCCTGGCGGGCGCGTCGGCGATCGTGCACGACGCGGTCGCCGCCGGCCGCACGACCGTCGTCGCCGCGGTCTACGACCTCGAGTCCGGCCTGGTCAGCCAGCTCTGA
- a CDS encoding CaiB/BaiF CoA transferase family protein: MPDTQEFAEAGPLAGVVVVDLSRALAGPHAGMMLGDLGARVIKVEAPGHGDESRTWGPPFLGPDDQPVSSYFLSANRNKESVTADLKSEAGKDLLTRLVERADVLVENFRTGVLDRLGFSVERLHELNPRLVVLSITGFGPDGPEAGRAGYDQIAQGEAGIMSLTGEPGHPTKVGVPIGDLLAGMYGVSGLLAALLERERTGRGRVVRVSLLSALVGVHAFQGTRWTAAGEVPHAIGNHHPSIAPYGLFNALDGALQVAVGNDASWRAFAGVVGLDPDEPRFATNRLRVQHRDELTAEIEKAFAAHPRDHWLARLDAAGIASGKVRSLDEVYEWEQTRSQGLLVDVEHPLLGTVALPGPAVRFDDAPPKHHAPPPLLGEHDESVRAWLADEG; the protein is encoded by the coding sequence ATGCCGGACACGCAGGAGTTCGCCGAAGCCGGACCGCTCGCCGGCGTCGTCGTCGTCGACCTCAGCCGGGCGCTGGCCGGGCCGCACGCGGGCATGATGCTCGGCGACCTCGGCGCGCGGGTCATCAAGGTCGAGGCGCCCGGCCACGGCGACGAGTCGCGCACCTGGGGTCCACCGTTCCTCGGCCCCGACGACCAGCCGGTGTCGTCGTACTTCCTGTCCGCCAACCGCAACAAGGAGTCCGTCACCGCCGACCTCAAGTCCGAGGCGGGCAAGGACCTGCTGACCCGCCTGGTCGAGCGGGCCGACGTCCTCGTCGAGAACTTTCGCACCGGCGTCCTCGACCGCCTCGGCTTCTCCGTCGAGCGGCTGCACGAGCTCAACCCGCGCCTCGTCGTGCTGTCCATCACCGGGTTCGGGCCGGACGGTCCCGAGGCGGGCCGGGCCGGCTACGACCAGATCGCCCAGGGCGAGGCCGGCATCATGAGCCTCACCGGCGAGCCGGGCCACCCGACGAAGGTCGGCGTCCCGATCGGCGACCTGCTGGCCGGTATGTACGGCGTGTCCGGCCTGCTCGCGGCGCTGCTCGAGCGCGAGCGCACCGGCCGTGGCCGGGTCGTGCGGGTCTCCCTGCTGTCGGCGCTGGTCGGGGTGCACGCGTTCCAGGGCACCCGGTGGACGGCGGCCGGTGAGGTGCCGCACGCCATCGGCAACCACCACCCGTCCATCGCGCCGTACGGGCTGTTCAACGCCTTGGACGGGGCCTTGCAGGTCGCCGTCGGCAACGACGCGTCCTGGCGTGCGTTCGCCGGGGTGGTCGGCCTCGATCCGGACGAGCCGCGGTTCGCCACCAACCGGCTGCGGGTGCAGCACCGCGACGAGCTGACCGCCGAGATCGAGAAGGCGTTCGCCGCCCACCCGCGCGACCACTGGCTGGCCCGGCTGGACGCCGCGGGCATCGCGAGCGGCAAGGTGCGCAGCCTCGACGAGGTCTACGAGTGGGAGCAGACCCGCTCCCAGGGCCTCCTGGTCGACGTCGAGCACCCGCTCCTCGGCACCGTCGCCCTGCCCGGCCCCGCCGTCCGCTTCGACGACGCGCCGCCCAAGCACCACGCCCCGCCACCGCTGCTCGGCGAGCACGACGAGTCGGTGCGGGCCTGGCTGGCCGACGAGGGCTAG